A region from the Desulfoglaeba alkanexedens ALDC genome encodes:
- the groES gene encoding co-chaperone GroES: protein MKLRPLHDRVIVRRLEEEEKTAGGIIIPDTAKEKPQQGKVIAVGKGRILENGDVVPLVVKENDRVLFSKYAGTEVKVGGEELLIMREDDILAIFE, encoded by the coding sequence ATGAAGCTGCGTCCGTTGCACGACCGAGTGATTGTGAGGCGCTTGGAAGAGGAAGAAAAGACGGCGGGGGGGATCATCATTCCCGATACCGCCAAGGAGAAACCTCAGCAGGGGAAGGTGATCGCCGTCGGCAAGGGCCGGATCCTGGAAAACGGCGACGTGGTGCCCTTGGTGGTGAAGGAAAACGACCGGGTTCTCTTTTCCAAGTACGCCGGCACCGAGGTCAAGGTGGGAGGCGAAGAGCTTCTCATCATGCGTGAAGACGACATCCTGGCGATCTTTGAATAG
- the groL gene encoding chaperonin GroEL (60 kDa chaperone family; promotes refolding of misfolded polypeptides especially under stressful conditions; forms two stacked rings of heptamers to form a barrel-shaped 14mer; ends can be capped by GroES; misfolded proteins enter the barrel where they are refolded when GroES binds): MAAKQIIYNTVARGKILEGVDMLANAVKVTLGPKGRNVLIEKSFGGPTVTKDGVTVAKEIELEDKFLNMGAQMVREVASKTSDVAGDGTTTATILAQAIAHEGARLVAAGHNPMALKRGIEKAVEKAVEALRSMSSPTKDQKEIAQVGTISANNDSAIGNIIAEAMSKVGKEGVITVEEAKGMETTLDIVEGMQFDRGYISPYFVTDPEKMEAVLEDAHILCYEKKISSMKDILPILEDVAKMGKPILIIAEDVEGEALATLVVNKLRGTLKVCAVKAPGFGDRRKAMLQDIAILTGGQMISEDLGVKLENVTVKDLGSAKRIVIDKDNTTIVDGAGSKSAIEARVKQIRTQIEETTSDYDREKLQERLAKLVGGVAVIRVGAATETEMKEKKARVEDALNATRAAVEEGIVPGGGVALLRCQKALDGLDFEGEERFGVQIVRKALEEPLRQIAHNAGQEGSVVVEKVKESEGPYGFNAETEVYEDLIAAGVIDPTKVVRFALQNAASVAGLLLTTEAMVAEKPEKKKTPPMPGAGMEDMY, encoded by the coding sequence ATGGCGGCAAAACAGATCATCTACAACACCGTAGCCCGTGGCAAGATCCTTGAGGGGGTCGACATGCTGGCCAATGCGGTCAAGGTCACGCTGGGCCCCAAGGGGCGCAATGTCTTGATTGAGAAGAGCTTCGGGGGGCCGACCGTGACCAAGGACGGCGTGACCGTGGCCAAGGAAATCGAGCTGGAAGACAAGTTCCTCAATATGGGCGCCCAGATGGTCCGGGAAGTGGCGAGTAAGACCAGCGACGTGGCCGGCGACGGGACCACCACCGCCACCATCCTGGCTCAGGCCATCGCCCATGAAGGCGCCCGCTTGGTGGCTGCGGGGCACAATCCCATGGCCCTCAAGCGCGGGATCGAAAAGGCCGTTGAAAAGGCCGTGGAAGCGCTGCGTTCCATGAGCAGCCCCACCAAGGACCAGAAGGAGATCGCTCAGGTGGGGACTATTTCCGCCAACAACGATTCCGCCATCGGAAACATCATCGCGGAAGCCATGAGCAAGGTGGGCAAAGAAGGCGTGATCACGGTCGAAGAAGCCAAGGGGATGGAAACCACCCTGGATATCGTGGAAGGTATGCAGTTCGACCGAGGCTACATTTCGCCGTATTTCGTCACCGATCCCGAAAAGATGGAAGCGGTGCTGGAGGACGCCCATATCCTCTGTTATGAAAAAAAGATCAGCAGCATGAAGGACATTCTTCCCATCCTGGAAGACGTCGCCAAGATGGGCAAGCCGATCCTGATCATTGCGGAAGACGTGGAAGGCGAGGCGCTCGCTACGTTGGTCGTCAACAAGCTCCGCGGCACCCTTAAGGTCTGCGCCGTGAAGGCCCCCGGATTCGGCGACCGCCGCAAGGCCATGCTTCAGGATATCGCTATCCTGACCGGCGGCCAGATGATTTCCGAAGACCTGGGCGTGAAGCTGGAAAACGTGACGGTGAAGGATCTGGGTTCCGCCAAGCGGATCGTGATCGACAAGGACAACACCACCATCGTGGACGGGGCCGGCTCGAAATCGGCCATCGAGGCTCGGGTGAAGCAGATCCGGACCCAGATCGAAGAAACCACCAGCGACTACGACCGGGAGAAGCTCCAGGAGCGCCTGGCGAAGCTGGTGGGCGGCGTTGCGGTTATCCGCGTGGGCGCCGCCACGGAAACGGAAATGAAGGAGAAGAAGGCGCGCGTGGAAGACGCCTTGAATGCCACCCGTGCCGCCGTGGAAGAGGGGATCGTTCCGGGCGGCGGGGTTGCGCTGCTTCGCTGCCAGAAAGCCCTGGACGGCTTGGACTTCGAAGGGGAAGAGCGGTTCGGGGTGCAGATCGTCCGAAAGGCCCTGGAGGAGCCCTTGCGGCAGATCGCCCACAATGCGGGCCAGGAGGGCTCGGTGGTGGTGGAAAAGGTCAAGGAAAGCGAAGGCCCCTATGGCTTCAACGCTGAAACGGAGGTCTATGAGGACCTGATCGCCGCGGGCGTCATCGACCCCACCAAGGTGGTGCGTTTCGCTCTGCAGAATGCAGCCAGCGTGGCAGGGCTCCTGCTCACCACCGAAGCCATGGTGGCTGAAAAACCCGAAAAGAAAAAGACTCCGCCCATGCCGGGTGCGGGCATGGAAGACATGTATTGA
- the rpoZ gene encoding DNA-directed RNA polymerase subunit omega, which produces MARVTIEDCLQRVENRFALVHLAVRRVLQLRRGATPLVDAPKNKEIVLALREIAAGLVSVDNIRELEVVEPRPQLIPPGMSDADQKELQEMLEAATRLGAEPAEGLDISEAGAEEGEES; this is translated from the coding sequence ATGGCTCGAGTCACCATAGAAGACTGCTTGCAGCGCGTGGAAAACCGATTCGCCCTGGTTCACCTGGCGGTTCGGCGGGTGTTGCAGCTGCGCCGGGGAGCCACGCCGCTCGTGGACGCTCCGAAAAACAAAGAAATCGTTCTGGCGCTCCGGGAGATCGCAGCCGGCCTGGTGTCCGTCGACAACATCAGGGAACTTGAGGTGGTTGAACCTCGGCCCCAGTTGATTCCGCCGGGAATGAGCGATGCCGACCAGAAGGAACTTCAGGAGATGTTGGAGGCGGCGACGCGGTTGGGGGCGGAGCCCGCGGAGGGGTTGGACATCTCCGAAGCGGGGGCTGAGGAAGGCGAGGAATCCTGA
- the dnaJ gene encoding molecular chaperone DnaJ — MNEKRDYYQVLGVSRNAGDEEIKKAYRKLALQFHPDRNPGDKEAEEKFKEAAEAYEVLRDPQKRRLYDQYGHEGLQGAGFSGFQGFEDIFSSFGDIFQEFFSFNLGGSQRPRSASRPGSDLLYDLHLTFEEAVFGTEKELEVEVLQTCERCDGLGSEPGTEESVCPLCRGRGQVIQSQGFFRISTTCSRCRGSGRVITSPCRTCGGQGRVRRMKRVHVKVPPGVDTGTRLRLRGEGESGFRGGVAGDLYVRLHVEPHEAFERDGNDLYTKVSVSFVQAILGDDILLSTVDGTKKKITIEPGTQPGTVIRFAGEGVPSLRGYGRGDLFVEVEVTVPADVTDRQRELLLEFMAIEEEKSNRRMRRWPWSKGRGKKPGAAVGEAAR; from the coding sequence ATGAACGAGAAGCGAGATTACTACCAGGTACTCGGCGTTTCGCGAAACGCCGGTGACGAAGAAATCAAGAAGGCCTACCGTAAGCTGGCGCTTCAGTTTCATCCGGACCGCAATCCCGGGGACAAGGAAGCGGAGGAGAAGTTCAAGGAGGCGGCGGAAGCCTACGAGGTTCTGCGGGATCCTCAGAAACGGCGTCTCTACGACCAATACGGGCACGAGGGGCTCCAGGGCGCCGGTTTTTCCGGCTTCCAGGGTTTCGAGGACATCTTTTCGTCCTTCGGCGATATCTTTCAGGAATTCTTTTCATTCAATCTTGGAGGTTCGCAAAGACCCCGGAGCGCAAGTCGACCGGGCAGCGACCTTCTCTACGATCTTCATCTGACCTTTGAGGAAGCCGTTTTCGGTACCGAAAAGGAACTGGAAGTGGAGGTCTTGCAGACCTGCGAGCGGTGCGACGGGCTGGGTTCCGAACCAGGGACCGAGGAAAGCGTGTGCCCGCTGTGTCGAGGCCGGGGCCAAGTCATTCAGAGCCAGGGATTCTTCCGCATCAGCACCACGTGTTCGCGTTGCCGAGGTTCGGGCCGAGTGATCACTTCGCCTTGTCGTACCTGCGGGGGACAGGGCCGAGTGCGGCGAATGAAGCGCGTGCACGTGAAGGTTCCTCCGGGCGTGGACACCGGGACGCGCCTGCGGCTTCGAGGCGAGGGTGAAAGCGGCTTCCGGGGCGGGGTCGCGGGCGACCTTTACGTCCGCCTGCATGTCGAACCCCACGAAGCGTTCGAGCGGGACGGCAACGATCTTTACACGAAGGTTTCCGTTTCCTTCGTCCAGGCCATCCTGGGCGACGATATCCTGCTTTCCACCGTTGACGGAACGAAGAAGAAGATCACCATCGAGCCGGGCACCCAGCCGGGTACGGTTATTCGGTTTGCCGGCGAAGGCGTGCCGTCGCTTCGAGGCTACGGACGCGGGGATCTTTTCGTGGAAGTGGAGGTCACCGTCCCTGCGGACGTTACGGACCGCCAGAGGGAGCTTCTCCTGGAATTCATGGCCATTGAAGAAGAAAAGTCGAACCGTAGGATGAGGCGATGGCCTTGGAGCAAGGGACGGGGCAAGAAGCCGGGCGCGGCGGTGGGAGAGGCGGCCCGCTGA
- a CDS encoding cytoplasmic protein: MKYGQPSGQYEDFNATALYCPRCRQAMPVRSRLLLILPDGELHEYLCQACSFSVGTKTVKQRSESRLYRA; the protein is encoded by the coding sequence GTGAAATACGGGCAGCCTTCGGGACAATACGAAGACTTCAATGCAACAGCATTGTATTGCCCTCGATGCCGGCAGGCCATGCCGGTGAGGAGCCGGCTCCTGCTCATTCTTCCCGACGGGGAACTCCACGAGTACCTGTGCCAGGCGTGCTCCTTTTCCGTCGGGACGAAAACGGTCAAGCAGCGATCGGAGTCGCGGCTGTATCGCGCGTGA
- a CDS encoding ABC transporter ATP-binding protein: MIQAEGLTKFYGSVPAIQNVTFEVEKGEIVGFLGPNGAGKTTTIRILTCYMPPTVGTARVGGRDCFQDSLEVRRMIGYLPENVPLYGEMTVRGFLAFAARARGVEARQRSAEVKRVMGVCGLENVERRIIAHLSKGYRQRVGLAQALLNNPPVLILDEPTIGLDPAQIVDIRRLISDLRDDHTILLSSHILPEVAQICRRVMIINRGQIVATDTPANLTAQLQKSAQVFLRVARDGASMVEVLSRLPGVQQVTLQPGNDGALMIETDRTQDMRGVIARTVVEHGVDLLELRSVDLSLEDIFMQLVTEETAEAEQEAVS; encoded by the coding sequence ATGATTCAAGCGGAAGGACTCACCAAATTCTACGGGTCCGTGCCGGCCATCCAGAATGTCACCTTCGAGGTAGAAAAGGGTGAGATTGTGGGTTTTTTGGGGCCGAACGGCGCGGGAAAGACCACGACGATCCGGATCCTTACGTGTTATATGCCGCCCACCGTGGGGACGGCGCGGGTGGGCGGCCGCGACTGCTTCCAGGATTCCCTCGAAGTCCGCCGCATGATCGGCTATCTTCCTGAAAATGTTCCTTTATATGGTGAAATGACCGTCAGGGGATTCCTTGCCTTCGCGGCCCGGGCCAGGGGAGTGGAGGCGCGGCAGCGTTCCGCCGAAGTGAAGCGGGTGATGGGAGTCTGCGGCCTGGAGAATGTGGAGCGGCGTATCATCGCTCACCTTTCCAAGGGCTATCGGCAGCGGGTGGGCCTGGCCCAGGCTCTTCTCAACAACCCCCCGGTCCTGATCCTGGATGAACCCACCATCGGCCTGGATCCGGCGCAGATTGTCGACATCCGCAGACTCATCAGCGACCTGCGAGACGATCACACCATTTTGCTGAGCAGCCACATCCTCCCCGAAGTGGCACAGATCTGCCGGCGGGTGATGATCATCAACCGGGGGCAGATCGTGGCCACCGACACCCCAGCCAACCTCACGGCCCAGTTGCAGAAGTCCGCCCAGGTGTTTCTCCGGGTCGCCAGGGATGGAGCTTCGATGGTGGAAGTTCTTTCCAGGCTTCCGGGGGTGCAGCAGGTGACCCTCCAGCCCGGAAACGACGGCGCCCTGATGATCGAAACCGACCGAACCCAGGACATGCGGGGCGTCATCGCCCGCACCGTGGTGGAACACGGAGTGGACCTGCTGGAGCTGAGGTCGGTGGATTTGAGCCTGGAAGACATCTTTATGCAGCTGGTTACCGAGGAAACCGCCGAAGCTGAACAGGAGGCTGTATCATGA
- a CDS encoding ABC transporter permease, giving the protein MRGFWSVYLKELYLLFASPIFYVVAFIFLLLNGYFFYSAMAFYNSYSFHAAQNPFMASQLNLTDMVLRPVFMDLSIVLLLVAPLLTMRTYAEERRSGTLELLFTLPVTDRAALAAKYGAVVTTFLLILAGTLPCMAILELLAQPNWKTIFSGYLGLVLLGCAFLSLGVFASSLTQNQIVAAVLSFGSLLMFWIIGWMKMILGPEGRLADTLEYLAITGHFDTFSKGILDSRDVVYYAAFILFFLFLSLRQVESCRWRG; this is encoded by the coding sequence ATGAGGGGTTTCTGGTCCGTCTACCTGAAGGAACTCTACCTGCTTTTCGCATCGCCCATCTTTTATGTGGTGGCGTTCATTTTCCTCCTTCTGAACGGCTACTTTTTCTACAGCGCCATGGCCTTTTACAACAGCTACAGCTTCCATGCCGCACAGAATCCTTTCATGGCAAGCCAGCTCAACCTGACCGACATGGTGTTGCGGCCCGTTTTTATGGACCTGAGCATCGTTTTGCTCCTCGTAGCTCCTCTCCTCACCATGCGCACCTATGCCGAAGAGCGCCGTTCCGGAACCCTCGAACTTCTGTTTACGTTGCCCGTGACGGACCGGGCGGCCCTCGCCGCAAAATACGGTGCGGTGGTAACCACGTTTCTTCTGATCCTTGCGGGGACCCTTCCCTGCATGGCCATCCTGGAACTGCTGGCGCAACCGAACTGGAAGACCATCTTTTCCGGTTATCTGGGCCTGGTCCTGCTCGGCTGCGCCTTCCTGTCGCTTGGGGTTTTCGCCTCATCGCTGACCCAAAACCAAATCGTCGCCGCCGTGCTCTCGTTCGGCTCGCTGCTCATGTTCTGGATCATCGGGTGGATGAAGATGATCCTGGGCCCGGAGGGCCGACTGGCCGACACCCTGGAATACCTGGCCATAACCGGCCACTTCGACACCTTTTCCAAGGGGATCCTGGATTCGAGGGATGTGGTCTACTACGCGGCTTTCATTTTGTTTTTCCTCTTTCTCAGCCTGAGACAGGTGGAGTCCTGCCGCTGGCGGGGATGA
- a CDS encoding GldG family protein, giving the protein MPRIMRSRRVWTHGSNTFLSTLLFLGILVFVVLIAERHPWRVDLTEAGLYTLSEQSRKIAKAVDQPVTIKGFFQSAEPARLEVEDLLESYRLANKKIRYTFIDPDRNPEEAGRYDIRQYGTLVLEGYDRRQTIQQADEQSITNALFKLMREEQKKIYFVAGHGEHSISDFNQAGYSSVRSALERENYAVQSLSLLQQKGVPEDAAAVVIAGPEKPYFQEEVESLERYVEDGGRLLVLLDPGHAGPLVDWLRKYGIELQDDMVIDKLSRIFGGSYLMPVVTQYGLHDITQGFNVATFYSEARSVQVADPSPEGVHLVTLASTSPNAWAETDLERLRQGEASFDESEDFPGPVPLGVLVQLDPAKFPGRASSEGTSESSDETPEPSTGEGEGGAGAAEGHPAKGYLVVLGDSDFIGNTHFGLSGNGDFFLNIVNFLAEEETLITVEPRGDGGKKTGQPIVLTQDQARTILVLSLGLIPGSVILLGLGVYRVRRSHR; this is encoded by the coding sequence ATGCCACGCATCATGAGATCGCGGCGCGTGTGGACCCACGGGTCCAATACCTTCCTATCCACGTTGCTTTTCCTGGGAATCCTCGTCTTTGTGGTGCTCATCGCGGAGCGCCACCCGTGGCGCGTGGACCTGACCGAGGCGGGCTTGTACACGCTTTCGGAACAGAGCCGCAAGATCGCGAAGGCCGTCGACCAGCCGGTGACCATCAAGGGGTTTTTCCAGAGCGCGGAACCCGCGCGCCTGGAAGTGGAAGACCTGCTGGAAAGCTATCGTCTTGCCAACAAGAAGATCCGCTACACCTTCATCGATCCGGACCGAAATCCCGAAGAGGCGGGGCGCTACGACATCCGCCAGTACGGCACCCTGGTGCTCGAGGGCTACGACCGCAGGCAGACGATTCAGCAGGCCGATGAGCAATCCATTACCAACGCCCTGTTCAAGCTCATGCGGGAAGAGCAGAAGAAGATCTACTTTGTGGCGGGCCACGGTGAACATTCCATCTCGGACTTCAACCAGGCAGGATATTCAAGCGTTCGGTCGGCCCTTGAAAGAGAAAACTACGCGGTACAGAGCCTGAGCCTGCTGCAGCAGAAGGGGGTGCCCGAGGACGCGGCGGCCGTGGTGATCGCGGGGCCTGAAAAGCCCTACTTTCAAGAGGAAGTGGAGAGTCTGGAACGATACGTGGAAGACGGAGGGCGGCTTTTGGTTCTCCTGGATCCCGGTCACGCAGGTCCCCTGGTCGACTGGCTCAGGAAATATGGGATCGAGCTTCAGGACGATATGGTGATCGACAAACTGAGTCGGATCTTCGGCGGAAGTTACCTCATGCCGGTGGTCACTCAGTACGGACTTCACGACATCACCCAGGGCTTCAATGTCGCCACCTTCTATTCGGAAGCCCGCTCGGTGCAGGTGGCGGACCCCTCCCCGGAAGGCGTCCACCTGGTGACCCTGGCTTCCACCTCTCCCAACGCGTGGGCGGAAACGGACCTGGAGCGACTTCGCCAGGGCGAGGCGAGTTTCGACGAGAGTGAGGATTTTCCGGGGCCGGTGCCCCTCGGGGTCCTGGTTCAGCTGGATCCGGCGAAATTCCCGGGTCGAGCATCGAGCGAAGGCACCTCGGAATCCTCGGACGAAACGCCGGAACCTTCCACGGGAGAGGGAGAAGGCGGCGCCGGAGCGGCAGAGGGCCATCCCGCCAAGGGATATCTGGTGGTGCTGGGCGACTCGGATTTCATCGGTAACACCCATTTCGGTCTTTCCGGAAACGGGGATTTTTTCCTGAACATAGTGAACTTCCTGGCGGAAGAGGAAACGCTCATCACCGTTGAACCCAGGGGCGACGGTGGAAAGAAGACCGGTCAGCCCATCGTGCTCACTCAGGACCAGGCCCGCACTATTCTCGTCTTATCGCTGGGATTGATCCCCGGGTCGGTGATCCTGCTGGGTCTTGGAGTCTACCGCGTACGGAGGTCGCACCGATGA